In Syntrophales bacterium, one genomic interval encodes:
- a CDS encoding AAA family ATPase has translation MKRTINKNLLVWKNSKDRKPLILRGARQVGKTYTLQEFGKTEFPCCHYVNFEKDEQVIALFEDDLSPARIINELQFYLDASIDTARDLIIFDEIQRCPRALTALKYFREQMPEMALCSAGSLLGVTLANDSFPVGKVGFLDLYPLSFDEFLEGIGKLRLAELLQTHVFQESLPQIAHDQLWDLWKNYLITGGLPEAVNVYREHFKNQYEAILAVRHIHRDLLDTYMADIAKHSGKTNAQHIERLWRNVPVQLARAQDGSAPKFRFKDAVPGLRGYERLSSPLDWLENARLVLRTSIVSRAETPLAGFARDNRFKQYFFDVGLLTTITNIDPAIILKYDYGSYKGYVAENFVAQELRATGVRDLFCWEGRTSEVEFLLETPSGIIPLEVKSGWITQSKSLNVFEKCYHPRQSMVLSARNVKTQGSRLYAPIYAASQLGRLLLYA, from the coding sequence ATGAAACGTACAATCAATAAAAATTTGTTGGTCTGGAAAAACAGTAAGGATCGTAAACCACTGATCCTGCGTGGTGCGCGTCAGGTGGGGAAAACTTATACCCTGCAGGAATTTGGAAAAACAGAGTTTCCATGCTGCCATTATGTGAATTTTGAAAAAGATGAACAAGTAATCGCGTTGTTTGAAGATGATCTTTCACCCGCCAGAATTATCAATGAACTACAGTTTTATCTTGATGCCTCCATCGATACAGCGCGTGATCTAATTATTTTTGATGAAATCCAGCGCTGTCCACGGGCGCTGACCGCGCTAAAATACTTTCGCGAACAGATGCCGGAAATGGCGTTATGCAGCGCCGGTTCTTTGCTCGGGGTCACTCTTGCCAACGACTCTTTTCCAGTGGGGAAAGTTGGTTTTTTGGATTTATACCCTTTGAGTTTTGACGAGTTTCTGGAAGGAATTGGGAAACTACGTTTAGCCGAATTATTGCAGACACATGTTTTTCAGGAATCATTGCCGCAAATAGCGCATGACCAGTTATGGGATCTCTGGAAAAATTATCTTATTACAGGTGGTTTGCCGGAAGCGGTCAATGTTTACCGCGAGCATTTTAAAAACCAGTACGAAGCAATCCTGGCCGTTCGCCACATCCACAGAGATCTTCTGGACACCTATATGGCGGATATTGCCAAACATTCCGGCAAAACCAATGCCCAGCATATTGAACGATTGTGGCGTAATGTGCCTGTTCAGTTGGCACGTGCTCAGGACGGCAGCGCTCCGAAATTCCGTTTTAAAGATGCCGTGCCTGGTTTGCGAGGTTATGAACGTTTGTCTTCTCCGCTGGACTGGCTGGAAAACGCGCGGCTTGTGCTAAGAACCTCCATTGTGAGTCGGGCTGAAACCCCGCTTGCCGGATTTGCCAGAGACAACCGGTTCAAACAATATTTTTTTGATGTGGGGCTTTTGACCACAATCACTAATATTGATCCGGCCATTATTTTAAAATATGATTATGGAAGCTACAAGGGCTATGTTGCGGAAAACTTTGTGGCGCAGGAACTGCGGGCAACCGGTGTCAGGGATTTGTTTTGTTGGGAAGGCCGAACCTCTGAAGTCGAGTTTCTGTTGGAAACTCCATCGGGCATCATTCCTTTGGAAGTCAAATCAGGATGGATAACCCAGTCTAAAAGTTTGAACGTGTTTGAAAAATGTTACCATCCCCGACAGAGTATGGTTCTGAGTGCCAGAAATGTAAAAACGCAGGGGTCTCGATTATATGCGCCTATTTATGCGGCAAGCCAGCTGGGGAGATTGTTATTGTATGCTTAG